The following proteins come from a genomic window of Henningerozyma blattae CBS 6284 chromosome 4, complete genome:
- the IRR1 gene encoding cohesin subunit IRR1 (similar to Saccharomyces cerevisiae IRR1 (YIL026C); ancestral locus Anc_7.201) — MSRTRRSTRLQDRSNSLNQDETRNLKNNEVSHDNYNSLTKGIEVDTSLTVTSLHDGNSEYKSDLENESSDIEKYKDVSRFNTGRENTNKQISNTDRKYTADPISDDEDDDEEEEEPSNNSDEDYQAPGERRRSSRKRGSIRDRNSKKIKRMKTNQLSLRSHGKNLGSKEDQEQYIEMIHNFEPTELFEILCNSEDISINELLREKLEEYQSNRDKFISEFINLILCCCGVIARVEEHDVRNNDLANETVSELQSIFQKQKIHEFHLLLSKTQKKKAKYPNLYPNFMEFMSKMMDMANELQMLSVDDDEEEDNEEITMKTGHFVIDLLTWLASFSVCKIRCFRYISTSILYSFQDSIVQQVFDLNNNYLLKLNKQLANEQKKKRSNKKTIAKLEKTLNEIEQNKMVMQSIIDNIIKLCFIHRFKDIDELIRSDSMYHLANWIQVYPEFFLKVSYLKYFGWLLSDTSVEVRLQILKILPYVLSLQHASNPKIKKGKGKTKNDEVNQKKFDNSSIRQFFERFQERIIEIAINDENLDIRINAVQVLNEVVTLGYMEDTDAFKVISLIFNKDQLNLGSKTKRFKFMNALASFFTLVVDEKIIEFNKNYKIPKKLYDFASKDVIRIGTMMKIINMGMQYHVNENLKTTSESRDGDGDINLENNSSNNVKDISSSEKVQRIYQTAEFLSLTYSDIIGKIGEMLTYEGEYENTSNVDDYNIGNEEDEEQEEEDNEGERNDIIKGIKKYLLLPYNQENTILYLTVLNGLINGNAIKGKEKMIIGEMILPQIEKLIKFLPMTLKSVYMNVFEIFVKFEYKEWIDVGLEENDILGVITQIIKVFNEISIITADEELGNLGGEIDLNKTDSKIFCRVFQHIKNFQINTIDEIMINNIDEIKLQFDKYLDEQLNIEKMNNVELEYPERVGGIFDKFLNKLVIFGKEYNIEFEENEFNKFNENFLTKINNLIENFDDSTIKKINFKIFSVIVQWRLKEFEEMGIKSKMTVRTVEILNTILMLFELRRGETDKDIIGKIFMMKWKILNVLIDVIISIKVYDIKEGNNGNDLMENIPYLIQERNIEVIKQIFLAFESYIGTNRDLQLEREDQEDVNINDDSEIIMDRWFGSNKEIIERNFLIFTIKVKSLFKIGILDDNLLDNRMKLNSEKLGKIFSDIINDEIFSDATTTSLKNRTEGEI; from the coding sequence ATGTCTAGGACACGTCGGTCAACTCGATTACAAGATAGAAGTAATTCTTTAAACCAGGATGAAACTCGAAatcttaaaaataatgaagtaAGTCATGATAACTACAATTCACTTACAAAAGGTATAGAAGTTGATACTTCGCTAACTGTTACTAGTTTACATGATGGAAATTCTGAATATAAATCTGATTTAGAGAACGAAAGCTCAGATATCGAAAAATACAAGGATGTATCCAGATTCAATACCGGGAGAGAAAATACTAATAAGCAAATCTCTAACACAGATCGAAAATACACCGCAGATCCTATTTCAGATGacgaagatgatgatgaggaggaagaagaaccttctaataattcagatGAAGACTACCAAGCTCCTGGAGAACGCAGAAGATCGAGCAGAAAAAGAGGTTCTATTAGAGACCGCAactcaaaaaaaataaaaagaatgaAAACTAATCAGCTATCATTAAGATCCCATGGAAAGAATTTAGGTAGCAAAGAAGACCAAGAGcaatatattgaaatgaTACATAATTTTGAACCaactgaattatttgaaatattatgtAACTCTGAAGATATATCTATTAATGAACTATTAAGAGAAAAACTCGAAGAATATCAAAGCAATAGggataaatttatttctgaatttattaatttaattctatGTTGTTGTGGTGTAATCGCTAGGGTAGAAGAACATGATGTTCGTAATAATGATCTTGCAAATGAAACTGTATCTGAATTACAgtcaatttttcaaaaacaaaaaattcatGAATTTCATCTGCTACTAAGTAAAactcaaaagaaaaaagccAAGTACCCTAATCTATATCCAAACTTCATGGAATTTATGAGTAAAATGATGGATATGGCTAATGAGTTACAAATGTTATCTGTGGATGATGACGAAGAGGAAGATAACGAAGAAATTACAATGAAAACAGGCCATTTCGTTATCGATTTACTAACATGGCTGGCTTCTTTCTCGGTATGCAAAATTCGTTGTTTTAGATATATTTCAACCTCAATTCTATATTCATTCCAGGATTCTATCGTTCAACAGGTATTTGacttaaataataactatcttttgaaactaaataaacaattggcaaatgaacaaaaaaaaaagagatcaaataaaaaaaccattgcaaaattagaaaagacACTTAATGAAATAGAACAAAACAAGATGGTAATGCAAAGTATaatagataatattattaaattatgtTTTATTCATAGATTTAAGGATATCGATGAATTGATTAGAAGCGATAGTATGTATCATCTTGCCAATTGGATTCAAGTATATCctgaatttttcttaaaagtTTCATacttaaaatattttggttGGTTATTAAGCGATACTTCTGTTGAAGTGAGActacaaattttaaaaatcttACCTTATGTTTTGTCCCTACAGCACGCTAGCAATCCAAAGATAAAGAAAGGCAAAGgtaaaactaaaaatgatgaggttaaccaaaaaaaatttgataacTCCTCAATTAGACAATTTTTTGAACGATTCCAAGAAAGGATTATTGAGATTGCtataaatgatgaaaatttagatattCGTATTAATGCAGTTCAGGTTTTAAATGAAGTTGTTACTTTAGGTTATATGGAGGATACCGATGCTTTTAAAGTTATcagtttaatttttaataaagatcAACTTAACCTTGGCTCAAAGACTAAGAGATTCAAATTTATGAATGCCCTTGCTAGCTTTTTCACATTAGTTGTggatgaaaaaataatagaatttaataaaaattataagaTACCAAAAAAACTATACGATTTTGCAAGTAAAGATGTTATTAGAATTGGTACtatgatgaaaataattaatatggGTATGCAGTATCATGTAAAcgaaaatttaaagacaACAAGCGAATCTAGGGATGGGGATGGAGATATTAacttagaaaataattcatctaataaCGTAAAAGATATCTCTTCTAGTGAAAAAGTACAACGTATCTATCAAACAGctgaatttttatctttaacaTATAGCGACATCATTGGAAAAATTGGAGAAATGTTAACTTATGAAGGTGAATATGAAAATACTAGTAATGTAGATGATTATAATATTGGcaatgaagaagatgaagaacaagaagaagaagataatGAAGGAGAAAGAAATGACATTATCAAAGGTATTAAGAAGTATCTATTATTGCCGTATAACCAAGAAAACAcgattttatatttaacaGTATTAAATGGTCTAATTAATGGAAATGCTATAAAAggtaaagaaaaaatgataattgGAGAAATGATTTTACcacaaattgaaaaattaattaagtTTTTACCTATGACTTTAAAGAGTGTTTATATGAatgtatttgaaatttttgtcaaatttgaatataaagaaTGGATTGATGTTGGATTAGAAGAAAACGATATATTAGGAGTTATCACTCAAATTATCAAGGtctttaatgaaattagtATAATAACTGCTGATGAAGAGTTAGGTAATTTAGGGGGCGAAATTGATCTCAATAAAACTGATAGCAAAATCTTTTGTAGAGTATTTCAAcatatcaaaaatttccaaataaaTACCATAGATGAAATAATGATCAATAACATTGACgaaataaaattacaatttgataaatatttagatgAACAACTgaatattgaaaagatGAATAATGTTGAACTTGAGTATCCAGAAAGGGTAGGCggaatatttgataaatttctcaataaattggtaatttttggtaaagaatataacattgaatttgaagaaaatgaatttaataaatttaatgaaaatttcttgactaaaataaataatcttaTCGAAAATTTTGATGACTCGacaataaagaaaattaactttaaaattttttcagttATCGTTCAATGGAGGTTAAAAGAGTTTGAAGAAATGGGTATTAAGAGTAAAATGACCGTGCGTACTGTGGAAATCTTGAATACAATTCTGATGCTATTTGAACTTAGAAGGGGTGAAACAGACAAAGATATCAttggtaaaatatttatgatGAAATGGAAGATTTTAAACGTATTAATTGATGtaattattagtattaaaGTTTATGATATAAAAGAAGGTAATAATGGAAATGATTTAATGGAAAATATTccatatttaattcaagaaagaaatattgAAGTTATCAAGCAGATATTCTTAGCATTTGAAAGCTATATAGGCACTAACAGGGATCTTCAATTGGAAAGAGAAGATCAGGAAGATGTTAATATCAATGATGATagtgaaataataatggataGATGGTTCGGGtctaataaagaaattattgagCGAaactttttaatatttacaattaaagTCAAAAGTCTATTCAAAATTGGTATACTAGATGATAATTTGTTAGATAATAGaatgaaattgaatagTGAAAAACTAGGTAAAATCTTCAGTGATATTATCAACGATGAAATCTTTAGTGACGCCACAACAACCAGCCTGAAAAATCGTACCGAAGGcgaaatttaa
- the ATG45 gene encoding Atg45p (similar to Saccharomyces cerevisiae YIL024C; ancestral locus Anc_7.202), giving the protein MEKIQLKIPTEVFKCDLNDRIIITGEFDNWSGSKYILESKHNIPGAKVVEIPIIQGKESITFKFIINDSDWITLPYFKTVYDSSGFTNNILFYKDYPIVSKKEKKSNTQYPIQRTLSKENLSILEEITQSTVLKKKDKDQTSTRSASAITDYVNISSNSELSSTEELEYEGSEMDDQLEETLLVPLDPNSNPQNNNPDSNNDNEDYFKDIICNNDRDCPRTNINSLYGFIAITKRLGNNWNNYELGGGEVFQLNGYFFLSMYVLFCISFCFLHSLIFFSLISLIITLLIIRRFIYAYLYKICCIV; this is encoded by the coding sequence atggaaaaaattcaattaaaaataccaACTGAGGTATTTAAATGTGATTTAAATGATCGGATCATTATTACTGGCGAGTTTGATAACTGGTCAGGGagtaaatatattcttgaaTCTAAGCATAACATACCTGGGGCAAAAGTTGTTGAAATACCCATTATACAGGGTAAAGAAAGTATTACgttcaaatttattataaatgaCAGTGACTGGATAACATTACCCTATTTTAAAACTGTTTATGATTCTTCTGGATTCaccaataatatattattttacaaGGACTATCCCATTGTTtctaaaaaagaaaagaaatctAATACCCAATACCCAATACAAAGAACATTATCGAAGGAAAATTTATCCATTCTGGAAGAGATTACTCAATCTACCgtgttgaaaaaaaaagacaaagaTCAAACTTCTACCAGATCAGCATCTGCAATTACAGACTATGTGAACATATCATCAAATAGTGAACTAAGTAGCactgaagaattagaataCGAAGGTTCTGAAATGGATGACCAACTTGAGGAAACATTACTCGTTCCACTAGATCCAAATTCAAATCCTCAGAATAATAATCCCgattctaataatgataatgaagattattttaaagatatcATATGCAATAATGACCGCGATTGTCCCCGTACAAATATCAACTCGTTATATGGGTTTATTGCCATTACAAAACGGTTGGGCAATAATTGGAACAATTATGAACTTGGGGGAGGGGaagtttttcaattaaacggttatttttttttatctatgTATGTTCTTTTCTgtatttctttttgtttccttcattctttaatattcttCTCTCTCATTTCGCTAATTATAACATTATTAATCattagaagatttatttatgcatatctatataaaatttgttgtatagtttaa
- the YKE4 gene encoding Zn(2+) transporter YKE4 (similar to Saccharomyces cerevisiae YKE4 (YIL023C); ancestral locus Anc_7.203), with product MFLNNNMFFRNFLFFSLYQLALGHVQHEHELTINSSSLQIAIQYLQHYVFPFDARYNAIVATLLIQFLPCLFIFLIPGLKNNMGNGSVTSSLLMAFALGTLFGDVFLHLVPEIYVGIDAHDHFKLHVLSGTIFLGFGIFMFLDKFFRIISMSPDGTPVSLHSHSHAPITQFNSHSHSHSNSRSISTDGKSSPKKKKNKNKNKKKSGNNNTDSTDELNDLEKIFESSTNASTSHEYQSHSHGSSSSAYLSIITGFIHSLTDGIALASAFYISKAVGVTTTIAIIFHEIPHEISDFAILLSSGFTFYQAVKSQLVTSIGAVIGTLIGCWLNEDSSMDSTKSILKYARTLVPENVALYLKQLDLCSYIHQNVRVLQSYIPQNIRNLQSCIPSVKLDCFYSHLEKFKNCGINLSELMLPLTAGGFIYVATINIVPEILRTSGSCKCKEAFVFILQTLAIISGFLLILNMPH from the coding sequence ATGTTTCTAAATAACAATATGTTTTTCAgaaactttttatttttcagtCTATACCAATTGGCTCTAGGCCATGTCCAACATGAACATGAATTGACCATTAATAGCAGCTCATTACAGATTGCCATTCAATATCTCCAACATTATGTTTTCCCATTTGATGCTCGTTATAATGCAATTGTTGCTACTCTTCTGATCCAATTTTTACCATgtctatttattttcttaattcCAGGactgaaaaataatatgggTAATGGTTCTGTCACTTCCAGTTTACTAATGGCCTTTGCATTAGGTACTTTATTCGGGGATGTGTTTTTACATCTAGTACCTGAAATATATGTAGGAATTGATGCACATGATCATTTTAAATTGCATGTATTGAGTGGTACCATCTTCCTTGGTTTCGGAATTTTTATGTTCTtggataaattttttagaatcaTTTCAATGAGTCCAGACGGTACTCCAGTTTCATTACATTCTCATAGTCATGCTCCAATTACTCAATTTAATTCTCATTCTCATTCCCATTCTAATTCAAGATCTATTTCAACTGATGGAAAATCATCtccaaagaaaaagaagaataaaaacaagaataaaaaaaaatctggCAATAATAACACTGATTCTACGGATGAATTGAACGActtggaaaaaatatttgaatcttCTACTAATGCCTCCACTTCTCATGAATACCAATCTCATTCCCATGGTTCTAGTTCCTCGGCCTATTTGAGCATAATTACAGGTTTCATTCATAGTTTAACTGATGGTATTGCCCTTGCTTCAGCTTTTTACATCTCCAAGGCAGTCGGTGTTACTACCACAATTGCTATCATTTTTCACGAAATTCCACATGAGATTTCCGATTTTGCCATCTTACTATCATCTGGGTTCACTTTCTACCAAGCTGTGAAGTCTCAGCTTGTTACTTCAATTGGTGCTGTTATTGGCACTCTAATCGGCTGTTGGTTGAACGAAGATTCTAGCATGGATTCTACAAAGAGCATTTTGAAATACGCAAGGACATTAGTTCCAGAAAATGTTgctttatatttaaaacagTTAGATTTATGCTCTTATATTCATCAAAATGTTAGGGTCTTGCAATCATATATCCctcaaaatattagaaatttgCAATCTTGCATTCCGTCTGTTAAACTTGATTGCTTCTATTCTCActtagaaaaatttaaaaattgtgGCATAAATTTATCCGAATTAATGCTACCATTGACAGCAGGGGGATTCATTTATGTCGCTACTATCAATATTGTTCCAGAGATTCTAAGAACATCTGGAAGTTGCAAATGCAAAGAGgcatttgtttttattttacaaactcttgctattattagcgggtttttattgattttaaatatgCCTCATTAG
- the RSC8 gene encoding Rsc8p (similar to Saccharomyces cerevisiae RSC8 (YFR037C); ancestral locus Anc_7.204), producing MDSNENIPQQEEVTKDASQVPTEITPVESANDTTATTATTTASTASNVTEPPLLPHLQQAQQQVSQASPDVNYEQEAKKLEDKALRFLAKQTHPVIIPSFSKWFDLSKIHEIEKKSLPDFFDDSSRFKTPKAYKDTRNFIINTYRLSPYEYLTMTAVRRNVAMDVASIVKIHAFLEKWGLINYQIDPRSKPSLIGPSFTGHFQLTLDTPQGLKPFVPSTLVKSQPQENATGSTTSNTETTEPTFIKPNKFPVNLSLRSNVYESVNDFNALKSRDKTSRQINKTYVCHTCGNDTVLIRFHNLRAKDANLCSRCFQEGHFGANFQASDFIKLENNPSVFKTNWSDQDVLLLLEGIEMYEDQWEKIANHIGNNKTVEDCVQKFLTLPIEDQFINDIMGPQKTKNKQINNDTISNTAEAVDATIKALLDGLNKKVLEESIPESSKLIAEKYLQETQIIIQETVNLTLQKLNQKFEKLDKLEQIVDKEKLIYIKESEKLLNDRISLSTQISELNKELEQLNISKKIVLLSEQVDQSIKLMEKDTNTSENNADEQLKKASEMETEPISKLEPQLYKQWSL from the coding sequence ATGgattcaaatgaaaatattccTCAACAGGAAGAAGTTACCAAAGATGCTTCTCAAGTTCCCACCGAAATTACCCCAGTTGAAAGTGCTAACGATACCACGGCAACTACTGCAACTACTACAGCATCAACTGCAAGTAATGTAACCGAACCACCATTATTACCACACTTACAGCAAGCACAACAACAGGTTTCTCAAGCCAGTCCTGATGTCAATTATGAACAAGAAGCCaagaaattagaagataaaGCTTTGAGATTTTTGGCCAAACAAACACATCCAGTCATCATTCCATCTTTCTCGAAATGGTTTGATCTATCTAAGATTcatgaaattgaaaaaaaatctttaccAGATTTTTTTGATGACTCTTCACGTTTTAAGACCCCAAAGGCTTATAAAGATACAAGAAACTTCATTATAAATACTTACAGGTTATCACcatatgaatatttaacaaTGACAGCCGTGAGAAGAAATGTTGCAATGGATGTCGCATCTATTGTCAAAATACATGcatttttggaaaaatggGGGTTGATCAATTACCAAATAGATCCAAGATCCAAACCATCTTTAATTGGTCCAAGTTTCACAGGCCATTTCCAATTGACTCTAGATACTCCACAAGGATTAAAACCATTTGTTCCATCTACTTTGGTAAAATCACAACCACAAGAAAATGCTACAGGTAGCACTACATCTAATACCGAGACCACCGAACCTACTTTTATCAAACCAAATAAATTTCCCgttaatttatcattaagaAGTAACGTTTATGAATCAGTTAATGATTTTAACGCTTTAAAATCTCGTGATAAAACTTCCAGGCAAATTAATAAGACTTATGTTTGCCATACATGTGGTAATGATACTGTTTTAATCAGATTCCACAATTTACGTGCCAAAGATGCCAACCTTTGTTCCAGATGTTTTCAAGAAGGTCATTTTGGCGCTAATTTCCAAGCATcagattttattaaattagaaaacaATCCTTCTGTTTTCAAAACAAATTGGTCTGATCAAGATgttttactattattgGAAGGGATTGAAATGTATGAAGATCAATGGGAAAAAATTGCAAATCATattggaaataataaaactgTTGAAGATTGTGTACAGAAATTTTTGACTTTACCAATTGAAGATCAATTTATAAACGATATAATGGGTCCGCagaaaactaaaaataagcaaattaataatgataccATAAGTAATACTGCAGAGGCGGTAGATGCTACCATCAAAGCACTATTAGATggtttaaataaaaaagtattgGAAGAATCTATACCTGAATCTTCCAAATTAATAGCtgagaaatatttacaagaaACTCAAATCATAATACAAGAAACTGTCAATTTAACCTTAcagaaattaaatcaaaaatttgagaaattagataaattaGAACAAATTGTCGATAAAGAAAAACTAATATACATTAAAGAAtcagaaaaattattaaatgatagAATCTCTCTAAGCACACAAATCTCTGAATTAAACAAGGAACTAGaacaattgaatatatCAAAGAAGATCGTTCTGCTGTCTGAACAAGTTGATCAAAGTATCAAATTGATGGAAAAGGATACAAACACATCAGAAAATAATGCTGAcgaacaattgaaaaaggcATCTGAAATGGAGACTGAGCCCATTTCCAAGCTAGAACCACAACTCTACAAACAATGGTCGTTATAA
- the IRC5 gene encoding putative ATPase (similar to Saccharomyces cerevisiae YFR038W; ancestral locus Anc_7.205), with the protein MTTNIGQMRRRTRSQTNVKGTDYKEKEEDDFSPDIIDSDSEDERLNKGDVDVPPIWLKDDINDEKDVDLDSDQDSDQESKKLDKLLEKNTLQNVSEKNDESDDENLEEEDKRTVALKLKKLNEFVKQSQVYSGIIADTLLQRTVERQEEIAAIEAAQMGKNKKKVITVEDSDEPPKKKQRKKRQNIMDFFKSSKTKSNDEDEDVKKETQQDDDEINSQEQAYAKGQPTLLKNCILKPYQFEGLNWLITLYENGLNGILADDMGLGKTIQSIALLSFIYEMDTKGPFLITAPLSTLDNWMNEFTKFAPDIPVLKYYSNLGVNGRLPLLKKFFQKTGNTGVIITSYDIILRDASLMLDKEWKFLIVDEGHRLKNVNGVLIRELKKINTSNRLLLTGTPLQNNLSELWSLLNFILPEIFSDFEIFNKWFNFSNIDLGDNNNNNNSSSNSKKLNKIINDELEKNLISNLHNILKPFLLRRLKKNVLANILPSKREYIINCPLTIKQKKFYLMTLDKKLKITIFKEYVKEFFTKNNHLIGNVRNKSIREFIDYKLNDEQRIDDEDEIIKDMEKLYNQYISNEIKNIKTQNLLMQLRQIVNSTYTQYFPFIESGDIQMEDLIKSSGKIQVLNQLVPDLIRQGHKVIIFSQFAKTLELLEDWADLQDYSYCIITGDMKNETRKEEIEKFNNLESKTDIFFLSTRAGGLGINLTAADSVILFDSDWNPQVDLQAMDRCYRIGQEKPVIVYRFICNNTIENLILTRAMNKRKLEKLVIQMGKFNSLKKMALNEKSFLNSNTNTTTNNKELLDELAMLLEMGQFSFNSSHQNSNETTGQVLSEKEMEEITDRSDASYLKRDVESPNVMLFETSSSFLVKKKKKRKNFF; encoded by the coding sequence ATGACAACTAATATTGGGCAAATGAGACGGAGAACAAGATCTCAAACTAATGTCAAAGGCACAGACTATAAGGAAAAAGAGGAAGATGATTTCAGCCCAGATATCATTGATTCTGATTCAGAGGATGAACGATTAAATAAAGGAGATGTAGATGTACCACCAATTTGGCTTAAGgatgatattaatgatgaaaagGATGTGGATTTAGATTCAGATCAAGATTCAGATCAAGAATCTAAAAAACTGGATAAactattagaaaaaaatacacTTCAGAACGTatctgaaaaaaatgacgaaagtgatgatgaaaatcttgaagaagaagacaAAAGAACTGTTGCTcttaaattgaaaaaattgaatgaatTTGTCAAGCAAAGTCAAGTCTATTCAGGTATCATTGCCGATACGTTATTACAGCGTACAGTGGAAAGGCAGGAAGAAATAGCCGCTATTGAAGCTGCACAAATgggaaaaaataagaaaaaagtaataaCTGTGGAAGATTCTGATGAACCACctaaaaagaaacaaagaaagaagaggcaaaatattatggattttttcaaaagtagTAAAACCAAATCAAATGATGAGGATGAGGATGTAAAGAAAGAAACTCAACAAGACGATGATGAGATTAACTCACAAGAACAAGCATATGCCAAAGGCCAACCCacattattaaagaattgtATATTAAAGCCATACCAATTTGAAGGTTTAAATTGGTTAATTACATTATATGAAAATGGTTTGAATGGTATCTTGGCTGATGATATGGGGTTAGGTAAGACTATTCAAAGTATTGCATTGctttcatttatttatgAGATGGATACAAAAGGtccatttttaattacaGCACCATTGAGTACTTTGGATAATTGGATGAATGAATTTACCAAATTTGCACCTGATATTCCAgtgttaaaatattatagtAATCTTGGTGTCAATGGAAGATTACCccttttaaagaaatttttccaaaagaCTGGAAATACTggtgttattattacatcatatgatattattttaagaGATGCTAGTTTGATGTTGGATAAAGAatggaaatttttaattgttgatGAAGGTCATAGATTAAAGAATGTTAATGGTGTTTTAATTCGtgaattgaagaaaatcaaTACATCTAATcgattattattaacagGTACAccattacaaaataatttatcagaATTATggtcattattaaattttattttacctgaaattttttcagattttgaaatttttaataaatggtttaatttttctaatattgatttaggagataataataataataataattcttcatcaaattctaaaaaattgaataaaattattaatgatgaattagaaaaaaatttaatttccaatttacataatattttgaaaccatttttattgagaagattgaaaaaaaatgttttagCCAATATATTACCATCTAAAAgagaatatattattaattgtcCATTAACtattaaacaaaagaaattttatttaatgaccttggataaaaaattaaagattaccatttttaaagaatatgTAAAGGAATTTTTcactaaaaataatcatttaattgGTAATGTACGTAATAAAAGTATTCGTGAATTTATagattataaattaaatgatgaacAAAGGatagatgatgaagatgaaataataaaagatatgGAAAAACTTTataatcaatatatttccaatgaaattaaaaatattaagactcaaaatttattaatgcaATTAAGACAAATTGTTAATTCAACATATACACAATATTTCCCCTTTATTGAATCTGGAGATATTCAAATGGAGGATTTAATTAAGTCATCTGGTAAGATACAAGTATTGAATCAATTAGTTCCTGACTTGATACGTCAAGGTCATAAAGTGATTATATTTTCTCAATTTGCCAAAACACTTGAATTACTTGAAGATTGGGCGGATTTACAAGATTATTCATATTGTATAATTACTGGTGatatgaaaaatgaaacaCGTAAGGAAGAGATTgagaaatttaataatcttgAGAGTAAAactgatatttttttcttatctACAAGAGCGGGTGGGTTAGGTATTAATTTGACAGCAGCCGATAGTGTTATACTTTTTGATAGTGATTGGAATCCACAAGTGGATTTACAAGCTATGGATCGATGTTATCGTATTGGACAAGAAAAGCCGGTTATTGTTTATAGatttatttgtaataacacgattgaaaatttaatattaacaaGGGCTATGAATAAGAGGAAATTGGAGAAATTGGTGATTCAAATGGGTAAATTTAATTCGTTGAAGAAGATGGCTTTGAATGAGAAATCGTTTTTGAATAGTAATACGAATACAACGAcgaataataaagaattactTGATGAATTGGCGATGTTATTGGAGATGGGacaattttcatttaattcgAGTCATCAAAATAGTAATGAAACGACTGGACAAGTGTTGAGTGAGAAAGAAATGGAAGAGATTACTGATCGTAGCGATGCAAGTTATTTGAAACGAGATGTGGAATCACCCAATGTAATGTTATTTGAAACCAGTTCTAGTTttttagtaaaaaaaaaaaaaaaaagaaaaaattttttttag
- the ERG28 gene encoding Erg28p (similar to Saccharomyces cerevisiae ERG28 (YER044C); ancestral locus Anc_7.207): MLSLSQIIPFVKFQLDSNPQGYLPKWLLFISIVSLFNSCQTYLSGLELTRRVYENKPLETTYLSARTFGTWTIISSIIRLYGSLFITESHVYQLVFLSYIVALFHFSSEWLIFRTCKLGKGIMGPFIVATTSLTWMYLQKEYYTGSSW; the protein is encoded by the coding sequence ATGCTTAGTCTTTCTCAAATCATCCCCTTCGTGAAATTCCAATTGGATTCAAATCCTCAAGGCTACTTGCCCAAATGGCTTTTATTCATCTCAATCGTCtctttattcaattcatgCCAAACTTATTTATCCGGTTTAGAATTAACTCGTAGAGTTTATGAAAATAAACCTTTGGAAACTACTTACCTAAGTGCCAGAACCTTCGGCACTTGGACTATCATCTCCTCCATCATTAGACTCTACGGTTCTTTATTCATTACCGAGTCTCATGTTTATCAATTAGTCTTTCTCTCATATATCGTTGCCTTATTCCATTTCTCTTCTGAATGGTTAATCTTCCGCACTTGTAAATTAGGGAAAGGTATCATGGGTCCCTTCATCGTCGCTACCACTTCTCTAACATGGATGTATCTACAAAAGGAATACTACACAGGTTCATcttggtaa